In Kocuria turfanensis, a single genomic region encodes these proteins:
- a CDS encoding F0F1 ATP synthase subunit B, whose product MTLLLAAEEGANPLFPNVWEMAITLIGFLILLALVIKFVVPAFERVYQERTEAIEGGLAKAKAAQAEAAAARDEYNQQLESARLEAQKIREEARLEGEKILADFKDRANAESARITENAHRTIEAERSAAVVSLRNEVGALATTLASKIVGETLDDDARAGRVVDRFLADLESEQQRNAGAAR is encoded by the coding sequence ATGACACTGTTGCTGGCAGCCGAGGAAGGGGCGAACCCCCTCTTCCCCAATGTCTGGGAGATGGCGATCACCCTGATCGGGTTCCTGATCCTGCTCGCCCTCGTGATCAAGTTCGTCGTGCCGGCCTTCGAACGGGTCTACCAGGAGCGCACCGAAGCCATCGAGGGCGGTCTCGCGAAGGCGAAGGCCGCGCAGGCCGAGGCCGCCGCCGCGCGTGACGAGTACAACCAGCAGCTCGAGAGCGCGCGCCTGGAGGCGCAGAAGATCCGCGAGGAGGCCCGCCTGGAGGGCGAGAAGATCCTGGCGGACTTCAAGGACCGGGCCAACGCCGAGTCCGCGCGCATCACCGAGAACGCGCACCGGACCATCGAGGCGGAGCGCTCGGCCGCCGTGGTCTCGCTGCGCAACGAGGTGGGCGCGCTGGCCACCACGCTGGCGTCGAAGATCGTGGGGGAGACCCTCGACGACGACGCCCGCGCCGGCCGGGTCGTCGACCGTTTCCTCGCCGACCTCGAGTCGGAGCAGCAGCGGAACGCGGGTGCAGCGCGGTAA
- the atpE gene encoding ATP synthase F0 subunit C — protein MTGSLSAIGYGLAAIGGGIGVGLIFAAYMQSVARQPESQRVLQPMLFFGFAVVEALAILGFVLAFIS, from the coding sequence ATGACTGGTTCGCTCAGCGCTATTGGTTACGGTCTGGCTGCCATCGGCGGTGGCATCGGCGTGGGTCTGATCTTCGCCGCGTACATGCAGTCCGTCGCCCGCCAGCCGGAGTCGCAGCGCGTGCTGCAGCCGATGCTGTTCTTCGGCTTCGCCGTGGTCGAGGCGCTCGCGATTCTGGGCTTCGTGCTCGCGTTCATCAGCTGA
- the atpB gene encoding F0F1 ATP synthase subunit A — MNAALRLPATGGFTAPTVDEMHLPPFFELGTFEFGKQMLLVLLSVVLIAGFFMWAIRRRALVPSKAQYLGESGYGFVRNHLGRDIIGEKEFRPYVPLLFTFFFFILVNNLFGSVPILQLPTLSHAGSAYVLAGIAYVTWVFMGIKRHGLGGFMGKMTMPPDVPKALYVFLIPIEFLSNLIIRPVTHALRVFATMFAGHLALMVAASMTAYLLTQGGLLGIVSVGSTVLGIFIYFLEILIQVLQAYIFTLLFAVYVQGALQEGH, encoded by the coding sequence TTGAACGCCGCCCTCAGGCTCCCCGCCACCGGAGGATTCACCGCCCCGACCGTCGATGAGATGCACCTGCCTCCGTTCTTCGAGCTGGGCACCTTCGAGTTCGGCAAGCAGATGCTGCTGGTCCTCCTGTCGGTCGTCCTGATCGCCGGCTTCTTCATGTGGGCCATCCGCCGCCGCGCGCTCGTCCCCTCGAAGGCCCAGTACCTCGGGGAGAGCGGCTACGGCTTCGTGCGCAACCACCTCGGCCGGGACATCATCGGCGAGAAGGAGTTCCGCCCCTACGTCCCGCTGCTGTTCACGTTCTTCTTCTTCATCCTCGTGAACAACCTCTTCGGCTCCGTCCCGATCCTCCAGCTGCCGACGCTCTCCCACGCGGGGTCCGCCTACGTGCTGGCCGGCATCGCCTACGTCACCTGGGTGTTCATGGGGATCAAGCGCCACGGCCTCGGCGGGTTCATGGGCAAGATGACCATGCCGCCGGACGTCCCGAAGGCCCTGTACGTCTTCCTGATCCCGATCGAGTTCCTCTCGAACCTGATCATCCGCCCGGTCACCCACGCCCTGCGTGTGTTCGCCACGATGTTCGCCGGTCACCTGGCGCTCATGGTCGCGGCCTCGATGACCGCGTACCTGCTGACCCAGGGCGGGCTGCTGGGCATCGTCTCCGTGGGCTCCACCGTGCTGGGCATCTTCATCTACTTCCTGGAGATCCTCATCCAGGTCCTCCAGGCCTACATCTTCACCCTTCTCTTCGCCGTCTACGTCCAGGGCGCCCTGCAAGAGGGCCACTGA
- a CDS encoding AtpZ/AtpI family protein yields the protein MSTDDRDGTTGGPADPPDPAPEGGPAGAERDGRDGPARGRGLRTAGELVEGGGLSGGLTTLLYVVIGMGFWSLVGWGADRVLGTRWIVVLGACIGAASGIYVVYLHMQEGLRRSQASDGADPHNPHQSGPDSAPRP from the coding sequence ATGAGCACGGATGACCGCGACGGCACGACCGGCGGCCCCGCGGACCCGCCCGACCCCGCCCCGGAGGGCGGCCCGGCAGGCGCGGAGCGCGACGGCCGGGACGGGCCCGCCCGCGGCCGCGGACTGCGCACCGCGGGGGAGCTCGTGGAGGGCGGCGGCCTGTCCGGCGGCCTGACGACACTCCTCTACGTGGTGATCGGGATGGGGTTCTGGAGTTTGGTAGGGTGGGGTGCGGATCGCGTGCTGGGAACCCGGTGGATCGTGGTCCTGGGAGCGTGCATCGGCGCCGCCTCCGGGATCTACGTCGTGTACCTCCACATGCAGGAGGGGCTCCGTCGCAGCCAGGCCTCCGACGGAGCTGATCCTCACAACCCGCACCAGTCCGGCCCGGACTCGGCGCCCCGACCGTGA
- a CDS encoding MraY family glycosyltransferase, which produces MSAAVPLPVLWPAGLDLTDPGAAPDPEELRRLGELALTVGAPALVLSLVLPLVVKPLLARWGVLDVPNERSSHQRTVVRGMGLAVAVAVLLAYGGALLAGAVEVDRSVALVVLAVAGLCAALGWVEDYRGVSVRGRLAAQLGIGLAATGVLVAVLGTSVWWLPVGTLAIAAYVNMANFMDGINGISGLHGLAAGLLYAWAGASNDLTWMVAAGLAVAGGFAGFLPWNLGRGTVFLGDVGSYLLGGSLAGIAVAAFLSGVYVEYLLPPLAVYVADTAVTLLRRVRAGEDWSRPHRSHVYQRLTDAGLSHVGSSLVVTAVTVLVSVVSVLGLRTGPTATVLAGAFVLAVLGLYLVLPELLARRGARRRTGAPR; this is translated from the coding sequence GTGAGCGCCGCCGTGCCGCTGCCCGTGCTGTGGCCGGCCGGGCTGGACCTCACCGACCCCGGCGCCGCCCCGGACCCGGAGGAGCTGCGCCGGCTCGGCGAGCTCGCCCTGACGGTCGGGGCCCCCGCCCTCGTGCTGAGCCTGGTGCTGCCCCTGGTGGTCAAGCCGCTGCTCGCGCGCTGGGGCGTGCTGGACGTGCCCAACGAGCGCTCCTCCCACCAGCGCACCGTGGTGCGCGGCATGGGCCTGGCGGTGGCCGTGGCCGTGCTCCTGGCCTACGGGGGCGCCCTGCTGGCCGGGGCGGTGGAGGTCGACCGCTCCGTGGCGCTGGTCGTGCTCGCGGTGGCCGGCCTGTGCGCGGCCCTCGGCTGGGTCGAGGACTACAGGGGGGTGTCCGTGCGGGGGCGCCTGGCCGCGCAGCTGGGCATCGGGCTGGCCGCCACCGGTGTGCTCGTGGCCGTGCTCGGCACCTCCGTGTGGTGGCTGCCCGTGGGCACCCTCGCGATCGCCGCCTACGTCAACATGGCCAACTTCATGGACGGGATCAACGGGATCTCCGGGCTGCACGGGCTGGCCGCCGGGCTGCTCTACGCCTGGGCCGGCGCCTCCAACGACCTGACGTGGATGGTCGCCGCGGGCCTGGCCGTGGCCGGCGGCTTCGCCGGGTTCCTGCCGTGGAACCTGGGCCGCGGCACCGTCTTCCTCGGCGACGTCGGCTCCTACCTGCTGGGCGGGTCGCTGGCCGGCATCGCGGTGGCCGCGTTCCTCTCCGGCGTCTACGTCGAGTACCTGCTGCCGCCGCTGGCCGTCTACGTGGCCGACACCGCCGTGACCCTGCTCCGCCGCGTCCGGGCGGGGGAGGACTGGTCCCGTCCGCACCGCTCGCACGTCTACCAGCGGCTCACCGACGCCGGGCTCTCGCACGTGGGCTCCTCGCTCGTGGTCACGGCCGTCACCGTCCTCGTGAGCGTGGTCTCGGTCCTGGGCCTGCGCACCGGGCCCACGGCCACGGTGCTCGCGGGCGCGTTCGTGCTGGCCGTGCTGGGGCTCTACCTCGTGCTGCCGGAGCTGCTCGCCCGCCGCGGGGCGCGCCGCCGGACCGGGGCCCCGCGGTGA
- a CDS encoding polysaccharide biosynthesis protein, translating into MSGEPERTPRAVASALPAPPGSPEKPVAWLWIQMLLDSAAWIVALVLALVLRYEMALQFITVPGVLVVSAVAVAAQLVVGFSFALYKGRYSFGSFDEAKLLVVVTLIVTAVLQVLLLVVGTSIGIPRSTALIAFPFACLFMAAFRYLKRMYQEASARPDAAAQHVVIYGAGYLGTFLVHRMMQDPNSDFLPVALLDDDPAKKHLRISSVPVLGTLHDVRDVMARTRASVLIVAMSSPEPRLMHRVADAVAGTGIRVMTMPPLGEVLTAKHKAVDFRDISMEDLIGRRPVDIDLEEIAGYVTGRRVLVTGAGGSIGSELCRQLVGFEPAELIMVDRDESALQGTQISITGRGLLDGRDTVLADIRDPESVGAIFRDRRPQVVFHAAALKHVSLLEQYPDEAWKTNVLGTLNVLQAAEEAEVEVFVNISTDKAANPTTALGHSKRVAEKLTAWMADRTGRRYASVRFGNVFGSRGSMLPLFTEQIRQGGPITVTDPEATRYFMTIPEACQLVIQAGAIARGGEVLILDMGEPVRIMDIAERLRVMSGREDVEIEITGLRPGEKLHEDLIGLGETDERPFHPKISHARADRLDPAQLDRHTWKVRGGMVYTGTIPVVRPSTQPPPTSVQRPRSPSGRAS; encoded by the coding sequence ATGAGTGGTGAGCCCGAGCGCACCCCCCGCGCCGTGGCGTCCGCGCTCCCGGCCCCGCCGGGGTCCCCGGAGAAGCCGGTGGCGTGGCTGTGGATCCAGATGCTGCTGGACTCCGCCGCCTGGATCGTGGCGCTCGTGCTGGCCCTGGTGCTGCGCTACGAGATGGCCCTGCAGTTCATCACCGTGCCGGGGGTGCTGGTGGTGTCCGCCGTGGCGGTCGCCGCCCAGCTCGTCGTGGGCTTCTCCTTCGCCCTGTACAAGGGGCGCTACTCCTTCGGCAGCTTCGACGAGGCCAAGCTGCTCGTGGTCGTCACGCTCATCGTCACGGCGGTGCTCCAGGTGCTGCTCCTGGTGGTGGGCACGAGCATCGGCATCCCCCGCTCCACCGCCCTGATCGCCTTCCCGTTCGCCTGCCTGTTCATGGCCGCCTTCCGGTACCTCAAGCGGATGTACCAGGAGGCCTCGGCCCGGCCGGACGCCGCCGCCCAGCACGTGGTGATCTACGGCGCCGGCTACCTCGGGACGTTCCTGGTGCACCGGATGATGCAGGACCCGAACTCCGACTTCCTGCCCGTGGCCCTGCTCGACGACGACCCCGCCAAGAAGCACCTGCGGATCTCCTCGGTGCCGGTGCTCGGCACCCTGCACGACGTCCGCGACGTCATGGCCCGCACCCGGGCCTCCGTGCTGATCGTGGCGATGTCCAGCCCCGAGCCCCGGCTCATGCACCGCGTGGCCGACGCCGTGGCCGGCACCGGGATCCGGGTCATGACCATGCCCCCGCTGGGGGAGGTGCTCACCGCCAAGCACAAGGCCGTGGACTTCCGCGACATCAGCATGGAGGACCTCATCGGCCGCCGCCCGGTGGACATCGACCTCGAGGAGATCGCCGGCTACGTCACGGGCCGGCGCGTCCTCGTCACGGGCGCGGGCGGCTCCATCGGCTCGGAGCTGTGCCGCCAGCTGGTGGGCTTCGAGCCCGCGGAGCTGATCATGGTGGACCGCGACGAGTCGGCGCTGCAGGGCACGCAGATCTCCATCACCGGCCGCGGCCTGCTCGACGGCCGCGACACGGTCCTCGCCGACATCCGCGACCCCGAGTCCGTCGGGGCGATCTTCCGCGACCGGCGCCCGCAGGTCGTCTTCCACGCGGCGGCCCTCAAGCACGTGTCGCTGCTCGAGCAGTACCCGGACGAGGCGTGGAAGACCAACGTCCTGGGCACCCTCAACGTGCTGCAGGCCGCGGAGGAGGCGGAGGTCGAGGTGTTCGTGAACATCTCCACGGACAAGGCCGCCAACCCCACCACGGCGCTGGGCCACTCCAAGCGCGTGGCCGAGAAGCTCACCGCCTGGATGGCGGACCGGACCGGGCGCCGGTACGCGTCCGTGCGCTTCGGCAACGTCTTCGGCTCCCGCGGCTCGATGCTGCCCCTGTTCACCGAGCAGATCCGGCAGGGCGGCCCCATCACGGTGACCGACCCGGAGGCCACCCGGTACTTCATGACCATCCCGGAGGCCTGCCAGCTCGTCATCCAGGCCGGGGCGATCGCCCGGGGCGGGGAGGTGCTGATCCTGGACATGGGCGAGCCCGTGCGGATCATGGACATCGCCGAGCGGCTGCGCGTGATGAGCGGGCGGGAGGACGTCGAGATCGAGATCACGGGACTGCGCCCGGGGGAGAAGCTGCACGAGGACCTCATCGGCCTCGGCGAGACGGACGAGCGGCCCTTCCACCCCAAGATCTCCCACGCCCGCGCCGACCGCCTGGACCCGGCCCAGCTGGACCGGCACACCTGGAAGGTGCGCGGCGGGATGGTCTACACCGGCACGATCCCCGTGGTCCGACCCTCCACCCAGCCGCCGCCCACCTCCGTGCAGCGCCCGCGCAGCCCCTCGGGGAGGGCGTCGTGA
- a CDS encoding glycosyltransferase, whose product MTAASGAVPEFSVLMPVYRGDTPERLRRAAESTTVEQQRRPAELVVVRDGPVPAPLEAELDRLARELPVPVVRVDLERNEGLPAALTAGLARCRHDVVARMDADDVSYPCRFAVQLPVIEAGADVVGSSMHEIGDDETRPLALRLAPVGRARILAVSRRRNPLSHPSVVFRRSAVTAVGGYEDVPLGEDYWLWVRLLQAGADVRNVAEPLVGYRVTSGAYERRGGMRMFRADLALQARLLRAGHVGFLQWAVNVGVRAGYRFVPTRFRRPAYRAMAGTGRR is encoded by the coding sequence GTGACGGCGGCCTCCGGGGCGGTGCCCGAGTTCTCGGTCCTGATGCCCGTCTACCGCGGCGACACGCCCGAGCGGCTGCGCCGGGCCGCGGAGTCCACCACGGTGGAGCAGCAGCGCCGGCCGGCGGAGCTCGTCGTCGTGCGCGACGGCCCGGTCCCCGCGCCCCTGGAGGCGGAGCTGGACCGGCTCGCCCGGGAGCTGCCCGTGCCCGTGGTGCGGGTCGACCTCGAGCGCAACGAGGGGCTCCCCGCCGCCCTGACCGCGGGCCTGGCCCGGTGCCGGCACGACGTCGTGGCCCGGATGGACGCCGACGACGTCTCCTACCCCTGCCGCTTCGCGGTGCAGCTGCCGGTGATCGAGGCGGGCGCCGACGTGGTCGGCTCCTCGATGCACGAGATCGGCGACGACGAGACCCGCCCGCTCGCGCTGCGGCTGGCCCCGGTGGGGCGGGCCCGGATCCTGGCGGTCTCCCGGCGGCGCAACCCGCTCAGCCACCCCTCCGTGGTGTTCCGCCGCTCCGCCGTGACGGCCGTGGGCGGCTACGAGGACGTGCCGCTGGGGGAGGACTACTGGCTGTGGGTCCGGTTGCTGCAGGCGGGGGCCGACGTGCGCAACGTGGCCGAGCCGCTGGTGGGCTACCGCGTCACCTCCGGGGCCTACGAGCGCCGCGGCGGGATGCGGATGTTCCGGGCCGACCTGGCCCTGCAGGCCCGCCTGCTGCGGGCCGGGCACGTCGGCTTCCTACAATGGGCGGTGAACGTCGGGGTCCGCGCGGGCTACCGCTTCGTCCCCACCCGGTTCCGCAGGCCCGCCTACCGGGCCATGGCCGGGACCGGCCGCCGCTGA
- a CDS encoding glycosyltransferase family protein, with translation MPSDPTPTVAVACVTQDRHEDVLTLVAALRAQTVPIASLCLVDAGREAVPRDALEAAVGGRFELHHVRSLANLGGAGGFSLAILTALATGADRVWLMDDDAHPEQPDCLGILLEEAARRELAVVSPLIVAPQDHAALAFSYRLDGRLTHARADVEPLGFLPGYATFFNGALVAEDVFFQVGLPDLKLFLRGDEVDFLVRLRRAGLPFGTTTRAAVAHPPGWAEEHVVIPGRLKVVVPETEFKRAHFFRNRGWTTWRYKRPVQLAADLVGYPLYYLARRDVRGLVDWADRYVGGMRGRGFGGPR, from the coding sequence ATGCCGTCCGACCCCACGCCCACGGTGGCGGTGGCCTGCGTGACCCAGGACCGGCACGAGGACGTCCTGACCCTGGTGGCCGCGCTGCGGGCGCAGACGGTGCCGATCGCCTCGCTGTGCCTCGTCGACGCGGGCCGCGAGGCGGTGCCCCGGGACGCGCTCGAGGCGGCGGTCGGCGGCCGGTTCGAGCTGCACCACGTGCGGTCCCTGGCCAACCTGGGCGGCGCCGGCGGGTTCTCCCTCGCGATCCTCACCGCGCTGGCCACCGGCGCGGACCGGGTGTGGCTCATGGACGACGACGCCCACCCGGAGCAGCCCGACTGCTTGGGAATCCTCCTGGAGGAGGCCGCGCGGCGGGAGCTCGCCGTGGTCTCCCCGCTGATCGTCGCCCCGCAGGACCACGCCGCCCTGGCGTTCTCCTACCGGCTGGACGGGAGGCTCACCCACGCCCGGGCCGACGTCGAACCGCTGGGCTTCCTGCCCGGCTACGCCACCTTCTTCAACGGCGCCCTCGTGGCCGAGGACGTGTTCTTCCAGGTGGGGCTGCCGGACCTCAAGCTGTTCCTGCGCGGGGACGAGGTCGACTTCCTGGTGCGGCTGCGCCGCGCCGGCCTGCCGTTCGGGACCACCACCCGGGCCGCCGTGGCGCACCCGCCGGGCTGGGCCGAGGAGCACGTGGTGATCCCGGGCCGGCTCAAGGTCGTGGTGCCCGAGACCGAGTTCAAGCGCGCGCACTTCTTCCGCAACCGCGGCTGGACCACCTGGCGCTACAAGCGGCCGGTGCAGCTGGCGGCCGACCTCGTCGGCTACCCCCTGTACTACCTGGCCCGCCGGGACGTGCGCGGCCTGGTCGACTGGGCGGACCGCTACGTCGGCGGGATGCGCGGCCGGGGCTTCGGCGGTCCGCGGTGA
- a CDS encoding NAD-dependent epimerase/dehydratase family protein encodes MTSTTWAVLGATGFVGSATVARLQADGQTVVPVSAPRLASGAHTVHHLLEQAGRLESVIDYLAESFAGAHVVVNAAGLAAPDQTHEESLLGANALLPVLVALAARRTSVRRVVHISSAAVQGDIDVLDETPAVRPFSPYSFSKALGESALLKLRRDWAAEPGGPAITALRATSVQGSGRRTTARLARFASSWLSSVAGDGSAPTPVTSVHALAEFVSRAGRHPGELPQVLLQPWEGATTASILRDAGRREPLHLPALLCRAAVDTGFAVSGLAGNRWHGLVRRLEVTWFGQRQVRGWAEEHGELPEPRITEVLRQAHLAAGRG; translated from the coding sequence GTGACATCGACGACGTGGGCAGTCCTGGGGGCGACGGGGTTCGTGGGCTCCGCGACCGTGGCCCGGCTGCAGGCGGACGGCCAGACGGTGGTCCCGGTCTCCGCACCCCGCCTGGCGTCCGGCGCGCACACCGTCCACCACCTGCTGGAGCAGGCCGGGCGCCTCGAGTCGGTGATCGACTACCTCGCCGAGTCCTTCGCGGGGGCCCACGTGGTCGTCAACGCCGCCGGCCTCGCCGCACCGGACCAGACCCACGAGGAGTCGCTGCTGGGCGCCAACGCGCTGCTGCCGGTGCTGGTGGCCCTCGCCGCCCGCCGCACGAGCGTGCGGCGGGTCGTGCACATCAGCAGCGCCGCCGTCCAGGGCGACATCGACGTCCTGGACGAGACGCCCGCGGTGCGGCCCTTCTCCCCCTACTCCTTCTCCAAGGCCCTCGGCGAGAGCGCCCTGCTGAAGCTGCGCCGGGACTGGGCCGCCGAGCCGGGGGGCCCCGCGATCACGGCGCTGCGCGCCACCTCGGTGCAGGGCTCGGGCCGGCGCACCACCGCGCGGCTGGCCCGCTTCGCGTCCTCGTGGCTGAGCTCCGTGGCCGGCGACGGCTCCGCGCCCACGCCGGTCACCTCCGTGCACGCCCTGGCGGAGTTCGTCTCCCGTGCCGGGCGCCACCCCGGGGAGCTGCCCCAGGTCCTGCTGCAGCCGTGGGAGGGTGCCACCACCGCCTCGATCCTGCGGGACGCCGGCCGCCGGGAGCCGCTGCACCTCCCGGCGCTGCTGTGCCGGGCCGCGGTGGACACCGGCTTCGCCGTCTCCGGCCTGGCCGGCAACCGCTGGCACGGGCTCGTGCGCCGGCTGGAGGTCACCTGGTTCGGTCAGCGCCAGGTGCGCGGCTGGGCCGAGGAGCACGGCGAGCTGCCGGAACCGCGGATCACCGAGGTGCTGCGCCAGGCCCACCTGGCCGCCGGCCGCGGCTGA
- a CDS encoding L-threonylcarbamoyladenylate synthase: MSHTVYDCSSIAQRTAGLKHAARALAADACVVLPTDTVYGIGADAFSARGVATLLAAKGRSRAMPPPVLIAHAGVLDGLADEVSDDARALAAAFWPGGLTLILHAHPSLGWDLGETHGTVALRVPDDELAQALLIESGPLAVSSANRTGHPAALSAEAAVGMLGDAVEVYLDDGPRPAGRPGTPEADPVSSTIVDCTGETPLLVRHGAVSLARLRAVVPAVTPADGDEELEEAPATAPGDPAERSGSSGSHAVREIDPEAAPSPEPAPAPAERPAAPAPAQAAAAQGLAVSLVARSVPGPAARPAVDQDRTRAQRPAVPGQPRPLSVDEAARLVARGLDGA, from the coding sequence GTGAGCCACACCGTCTACGACTGCAGCAGCATCGCCCAGCGCACCGCCGGGCTCAAGCACGCCGCCCGGGCGCTGGCCGCGGACGCCTGCGTGGTGCTGCCCACCGACACCGTCTACGGCATCGGCGCCGACGCCTTCTCCGCCCGCGGCGTCGCGACCCTGCTCGCGGCCAAGGGCCGTTCGCGGGCGATGCCCCCGCCCGTGCTCATCGCCCACGCCGGGGTGCTGGACGGGCTCGCGGACGAGGTGTCCGACGACGCCCGCGCGCTCGCCGCGGCCTTCTGGCCGGGCGGGCTGACCCTGATCCTGCACGCCCACCCCTCCCTGGGCTGGGACCTCGGCGAGACCCACGGCACCGTGGCCCTGCGCGTGCCCGACGACGAGCTGGCGCAGGCGCTGCTCATCGAGAGCGGTCCGCTGGCCGTGTCCTCGGCGAACCGCACCGGCCACCCGGCCGCCCTGAGCGCCGAGGCCGCGGTCGGGATGCTCGGCGACGCCGTGGAGGTCTACCTCGACGACGGCCCGCGGCCCGCCGGGCGGCCCGGCACCCCGGAGGCCGACCCCGTGTCGTCCACGATCGTCGACTGCACCGGGGAGACCCCGCTGCTCGTGCGGCACGGCGCCGTGAGCCTGGCCCGGCTGCGCGCCGTGGTGCCCGCGGTGACGCCGGCGGACGGGGACGAGGAGCTCGAGGAGGCGCCCGCGACGGCCCCCGGCGACCCCGCGGAACGGTCCGGGAGCTCCGGCTCCCACGCGGTGCGCGAGATCGACCCGGAGGCCGCGCCGAGCCCGGAGCCGGCACCCGCTCCGGCGGAGCGTCCGGCCGCGCCCGCTCCGGCGCAGGCGGCCGCCGCGCAGGGCCTGGCGGTCTCGCTGGTGGCCCGCTCCGTGCCCGGGCCGGCGGCCCGCCCCGCGGTGGACCAGGACCGCACCCGGGCCCAGCGCCCGGCCGTGCCCGGGCAGCCGCGGCCCCTGTCCGTCGACGAGGCCGCCCGGCTCGTGGCCCGGGGCCTGGACGGCGCCTGA
- the prmC gene encoding peptide chain release factor N(5)-glutamine methyltransferase: MHRSLGQAVRWAEQVLAEAGIDSARTDALLLAGHLLGLSRGEVEARAIIGGDEPAGYAELVAERARRVPLQHLTGVAHFRYLTLSVGPGVFVPRPETETVVQTVVDELRQQLAAGVHRPRVVDLGTGSGAIAASVAHEVPQARVHAVELSESAHAWAARNLRGTRAELVRGDLRTAFPELEGRCDVVVSNPPYIPADALPREPEAREHDPELALYGGGEDGLELPRAALASAVRLLRPGGFFVMEHAEVQAEPVARAFREAGLVDVVGHQDLTGRDRATAGRTPELAAPAPDETAPDETAPDEMGE; encoded by the coding sequence ATGCACAGGTCGCTGGGCCAGGCGGTGCGCTGGGCGGAACAGGTCCTCGCCGAGGCGGGGATCGACTCCGCCCGCACGGACGCGCTGCTGCTCGCGGGCCACCTGCTGGGCCTGTCCCGCGGGGAGGTCGAGGCGCGCGCCATCATCGGCGGGGACGAGCCGGCGGGCTACGCGGAGCTGGTCGCCGAACGGGCCCGCCGGGTCCCGCTGCAGCACCTCACCGGCGTCGCGCACTTCCGCTACCTGACGCTGTCCGTCGGGCCCGGCGTCTTCGTGCCCCGGCCCGAGACGGAGACCGTGGTGCAGACCGTCGTGGACGAGCTGCGGCAGCAGCTGGCCGCGGGGGTGCACCGGCCCCGGGTGGTCGACCTGGGCACGGGCTCCGGGGCGATCGCCGCCTCCGTCGCCCACGAGGTGCCGCAGGCCCGGGTGCACGCCGTGGAGCTGTCCGAGAGCGCCCACGCCTGGGCCGCGCGGAACCTGCGCGGCACCCGCGCCGAGCTGGTCCGCGGAGACCTGCGCACCGCCTTCCCCGAGCTCGAGGGCCGCTGCGACGTGGTGGTCTCCAACCCGCCGTACATCCCGGCCGACGCGCTCCCGCGGGAGCCGGAGGCCCGCGAGCACGACCCGGAGCTCGCCCTGTACGGCGGCGGCGAGGACGGGCTCGAGCTGCCGCGGGCCGCCCTGGCCTCGGCCGTGCGGCTGCTGCGCCCGGGCGGGTTCTTCGTCATGGAGCACGCCGAGGTCCAGGCGGAGCCCGTCGCCCGCGCCTTCCGGGAGGCGGGCCTGGTGGACGTCGTGGGCCACCAGGACCTCACGGGGCGGGACCGCGCCACGGCCGGACGGACCCCGGAGCTTGCCGCACCGGCCCCGGACGAGACGGCCCCGGACGAGACGGCCCCGGACGAGATGGGAGAATGA